The genomic region TTACTGCCACACCTAATCTTGCAAATTTGGCCTGAACAAATATTGTGGGTTTATTTTGGGTAGCTTTGTATACACACCATGAGTACAATATTTTTCCcctctatttctattttttttttctattaatccAAGTAAGCAAATATTATTTGCGTTGCAGCTACGGAGCTTGTTGGACTTCCTGGGTTTTTTGTAAGGATAATCCCTACAACAAACTCCCTGTTTACCATAAAAAAGTTGAACCTGAAACGGAGCAATATACGTGCTTTGACTCATGGTAATGAGTTCTCTTCAGTTTTAGTATGTTATTGTTGTGGTGTTTTAACCTAAACTGTTAACTAGTTTTGTGATTTTATTAAAGGGGGTATTCCACAGGCTACACCGAAGTACAATAGTAGTATTTTGGAAGACATGTTTTTAGAAGATACTTCAGAACTTATTAAGAAGACTTTTCTTGGATGGAAGGAGTTAGGAGAGGCTTCAATTTTACTGAAGGTATAATTCCAGAGTATCAATCATTTTAACAATTAACGTAGTAGCTTTGTATTGGGACATGGAAATATGAGTTTTCTTGCTGATGTAGGTTTGGGCTCGGCAGAGAAGCTCGATTTATGTTCATGATTGCCTGAATGGGTTTCTAATATCTGTCATATTGTCATACCTTGCAAGTCAAAACAAGATTGCCAATTCTATGAGGACAATGCAGATATTTCGTGTTACATTGAACTTCATTGgtataatttgtttttctttatgcccttaagtttttctttttttgactcTGTAATATTTATTCTTCATGGTTGTTGTCATATGTATGGTGAAATTCATTCACATTTTGAACTTGAAGCTATGAAATGAATAGTATATTTTAATTGTAGAATTTATATATGAGATGAAGTAACTTATTGGTATGTAGTTCAATAGACTACTGTAATTTGTGTTAAGACAAGTGGTGCTTATTAATGGTTAATATGATGGTAATATCAGTCTGGTTGTTCAAGCAAGTGATTTTAGGTGTGCAAAATGTTAAACCGTACTTGAAAGAGAAAGCAGCTTGTTTGTTTTGTCAATCAGGGAAAAAGAATGAATTGGGTGCTTGTTGCTGTATTGGATTATTTTGCAACctgttttgattttgtgttaTCTTTTGTGATATTCTTTACGAATTGTCTCAAGACTTTTCTTCTCAGTTTCAGTTTCCAGCTAGATTTAATTTGATGTAGCCTTCACAGTTTGAACACTTAGACCCATTAATTCCTTTTACAGGAcagaaaaaagggggaaaagaataaaaaaaatcaaatggccAGTAACCAGAGTTATTGCAGAAGATTAACTAGCCTTTAAAGTGTTTATTAGTGTTGTACTTAGGCCGCTatctttttaatgaaataagGAAATCCAATTTCTTTCATCTTAGGTGTTGTACATGGTCAGTATGGGAGAACAATGCAGAATAAATGGTTTGGAAGTACATGTTTAAATATTAAGTAGTGTAATTTGGAATCATTAGGATTGGGTCGACTTTGTGCATCTGTGGAAGTTCTTGTGGTTGGTATTCTTGTTACTAATTATTGGCTCTTTGGGATGTAACTTGTTTTCATTTAGTGCACGTTCATAACAATAATGTCTACTAATTCATTTGCAGCCACTGCAAAAATATGGAACAATGGACTCTACTTCAGACGGGAAGGCCAGAAGGGTATTCCACAGGAGGTCTGCTGCTTTCTGATCCTATGTGATATAATTTCTACTTTTCTTATTGTTCTTGTTTTGTGCTCTTGTATTGCAAGTATAAATCATCTCTTGTTTCTGTTTTTGtatgttttcaaaaattgattgttgaagattttaaaaaacacaaaaacaaagaagcaaCTACAAGCAAGGGTGAATTATGAATTATCATGAGTGCCACTATGAGCCAAATTATATTCTGGCATATTTCTGCATTGAAACATGAGAGAAATAGGTCCATGATGTAGTCTTTTGATGTGTCTGATCACTTGAAACAAttaaagattttcttttttctttttgtgtatttttcattgtgattttttcttcattattagTGTCATGGAAAATGCAATATTGCTCATCTTctttattgtttatatatttgtaattatgCACTTTGGTGTTGCAGGAAAGGGTTTCATATAAAGAAGCTTTTCCAATTGTTATTTGTGATCCATCAGCACCCTTCAATATGTCATTTCGTATATCAAGGATTGGTTTCGTTCAGGTACTATTTGCCAGGACATTGTGGTCCATATGTATTAAATCAAAACTTTGAATATCttgtttaagttttattttaaccCACATTAAacttttttggtgaaaaatatgtatatatgcaCACATTTTTTAACATTTCAGCTCCAAGACGAGGCTGCTTTGACACTTAAGTGCATAGAGAAATGCAGAGATGGTGGATTTGAGGAAATTTTTATGACCAAGGTTGACTTTGCTGCTAAATATGACTATTGCATAAGGTAAAACTGTTTATAACTAATATCTGTAACGTTTGTCATTTATTGCTTAACAGAAGACTTGTTTAGAGATGGAATGGTGAAGTGATGAATTATACTTTCTTAATGTTCCTGCTTGTGATTGAATAGTTTCTTAAATGTTAttcttgaaaattgaaagagGTGTTATATTTCTTAATATCAAGTTATCAACCAAGAAAGGTGcataattttggttttgcaaGCATGCTTTATGCTTTCCtactttagaaaaatataaattgcaTGGCATTTATTATGTGGTGATTGAACATAGGTTAAGACACAAAAAACAATATTTGAGaatcatttggttttgtgcCAGGGCTATCTACCATggaagctttttattttttttattttacttagaCGTCTAATGAAAGATATAGAGAAGCCTCTAAAGATCTACATGTGGTTTTTATTGACCAAGAAAATCACACCAGGAGTATTGTATGATCCCAAAATTCCTATTAAGTTAAAAGGGGAAGTTTTATAAGAATGTTATAAGATTAGCTATACTCTTTGACTAATTgatgcattgttataaaatgagTGAGTTGGAATGAGAATGTTACGATGGATAActgaaatacaagaaaatagaggcttcaaaatgaggaaatttGCTTAAAAGCAGGTATGACTCCTAttaatgaaaagaagaagagagtcaCATGTGATTGTTTGGTCATATGTATAGGCAAGCAATTAATGCACCAGTGAGAGCCTAGATTCAAGTCAATGGAAAAAATAGGTAGAAGATTGTTTGGTACTAATCGTTGGGCTTTTATAAAATGAGTGTAGCTGGAATAAGAATGTTACAATGGATAActgaaaatataagaaaagataggcttaaaaatgaagaaatttgcTTAAAAATAGGTATGACTCCTATTAATGAAAAGAAGAGGAGAGTCACTTGAGATTGTTTGGCCATATGTAAAGGTGAGTGATTAATGCACTAGTGAGAGATTGGATCAagtcaatggaaaaaaaaaggtagaagaaGACCTAAAATACCATTAATAGTAGTTAAAAAAGGCATGTCAATTAAGGATTTAACAAAGATTATGACTTTCTTTGGGAATCTAACTTGAGCTTATTAAACCTGCTCTACAGTCATTGTCTTTATATTGGAGTAAAAAAATAACCCCAACAGAAGCTAGAAGATCAGATGGCCCTCATCCTGAGAAATGATTGCCCAACATTTGAACTTTAAGTGAATGTCTGTGTTTTGTTAAGGTGATGGTCAAATAGTGTGCTGCCTTTTAATCTCAGCTTAAATTGTTCACATTTGTTGGtttagttgggttttttttttttttttttttcctcacaggGTTATGGAGTCAACTCTAGTgtagattttcaaattatggTTTGTTTCTCCTCAAAATTTAGTTAAGTCAAGAAAatgtttctttgatcttccacttgtttctttcttcaataaaatttttatcactgccttaagtttttgaaaatttaggcAGGTTGGTAGTGAATATGGATAATGTTGGGGCATTTATATTGTAGTAGATTGCTTCTCCCGTCCCCCAATAAAAATTAGTGTAGTGTGATTATGACTTCTCAATCTGTGCACATTTTCCATGCATGTGATTTTGGACTAGTAGTTCTAGAAAGTCTCTGGTCTACATGTCTACAACTTTTATGTATTGCACAATCTATTCTTGTTAATAGTCATTGCATTCATTGgattttgttgtgatttattgcTTGGAATTTTTTAAGCTACATTATATCTCCATTGCCCTTTTCTTTACACTTTTGCTTATTCAGATTGGACTTAAAGGGGAAAAGTGAGGTTCATGCATCGGGATTTTGCTTGGATGATGAATGTTGGAGACTATATGAGCAGAAGGTGCACAGTCTTCTGAATCAGGGGTTGAATAATAGAGCAAAGTTGATTCGTGTTACCTGGAGAAACACATTGTCAGACTGCAGTATAGAGAATGTATGGAATCAAATTTTAACTTCAACTTCCCATTCCAtagtttgcttttgttttggaTCGACATCTTCTAATCAGCTTATCACTCCAGGGCTTTTCAATATTAGATAGAGAGCCATTGCTTGTTGGAGTTTCAGTGAGCTCTATGGAGAATGCTTTCAGGGTTGCTGATATTGGCCCAAATGCTGAAAATAAGGAGGAGGTATTTGGGTTTTCTCTTTTagatttgggggggggggatttcATGGTAGTTCTGATGTTTGTTGATATTACTCATGATTTGCACTAGGCTCTCAAATTCAGAAAGTTTTGGGGGGAGAAGGCTGAGCTTAGGAGATTTAAAGATGGTACAATTGCAGAAAGCACAGGTGAGGTATTCCTTCATGCTTCTTTTGGCTGCTGGTAATCAAGTTTAGTTGATTCTGGAGGTTTTGCACGCTTTCTACCTGTTTGGCTAAGATCAAGTGTCAAGATGATAAAcctgatggtttttttttttcccatttttcgTAGTATGGGAAAGTGAGCACTGGAATAGACATCTTGTTTTGAAAAGAATTGCTGAATATGTACTTTTGCGGCATCTTTCTTTATCAAAGGAGAATATTGTGCATATTGTGGATCAACTTGATTTCTCTCTACTTCATGGTGTTCGTGGTAATGAATTGGCCACTGAGTACTTTTAAATTTTGCCAATTCTATTTATTGTTCTTTTCTCTTGGAATTGCTCAATGCTTTGTTATAAGAAAGTGATAATTTTATTAGATCCTATATCATTTTCTGGAAGCTTGCTTGAGGCACTTGAAGTTTTATCAAAGCACCTGCGTCTTATCCAAGACATCCCATTGAAGGTATCTAGTGTGCAGCCCTTAGATCCAGGTACCTTTTCATATCTGGAAATATTTGTTCATGTTTTGTCATCTttgtttaaaagatttttttgttgCTTATAGAAGTTATAATGGTAGCTTAACTCATAAAACTCTATTGAGAATTTGGGTTTGGATTGTTCTTATACAGagtttattttgtaattaaggAAAATTCTTGATTTGGCTTATCTTTTATAGCCAAATAACCCTCCTCAACCAAGAATTATTGTCCTGTGCACTTATCATAAATTGCAGCTTTCAGGTTTACTTCTGTCTTCCCTCCCGAACCTCATCCACTGGCTATTGTCAAGGGTGATGTTCCAAGGCTACAAAAGCTCATGCCATCCTGCATTCAACCTCTGGAAGTTATGATTCAGGCATGATATCTTGTTATCTGTAATGctttctttatttattcttGTTATTTAATTTCTGAAAGTCATAATTTTCTCTGATCCAGTTGGAAGGCTCTGGGAACTGGCCAATGGATGATATAGCGATTGAGAAAACTAAAACTGCTTTCCTTCTTAAAATTGGAGAGAGGTAGGTCATGCTGGGGTTCTTTATTCACAACAATGGGTATATTCTTTTTGAAAGGTTTATCTAATGATACTACTATGGCAGTCTCCAGAATTCTTGCGGGATGACATGCACTGCTACTGAGGATGATGTTGATGTTTTCATGTCTGGATATGTATTTCGTCTTAAAATTTGGCATGAGAGGGGCCTGAGTTTATTGAAAAGGGAAGGTAAGAACTCTAAGTCTAACATATGATGACATATTGTCAGACTTTTATGATGTTGACTTGATTTAACCAATTAATTTGCAGATGGAAGTGACCAATTTAAGTGGGTCAGCTCTATAGACAAAGAACTTTTTGTTCGCAGTCAGCATTCTAGCATGATTAATGGATTACAGGGTCGTTATCCGCTATATGGACCTGTAGTTAGGTGAGCTTTTATTTTTGCATGCTAAATTATCTTTCTGGTTCAACCCCCAACTCTGAATAACTTCCTTTTGTTATTTGTGAAGGATTGCAAAACGATGGGTTGCCTCGCATCTGTTTTCATCTTGCTTGGTAGAAGAGGCAGTCGAGCTATTGGTCGCTCATCTCTTTTTACAACCTTTACCATTTAATGCTCCTTGCTCTCGCATCACTGGATTTCTAAGGTTGGGTTATCTGTTCCTGCATATAAGGAATTTTAACTAATTAGTAACTGTGTAAATTACATGCTTGATTTTGCATCTTAAATCATAAATATTAACTTAAAACATTATGAAGAAATAGATTTTCAAGAAACCTCTCTTCCAGGACTTTATAACATGTAACTCTATTGAATTAGAAACAGCTAAACTAATTCTTCTGAATTCAATTTTGGTTAATATAAACTATGATGGCTCCATATATGGGCTTATTTAATATATGGGTTGCTCAGACTATTATATCTGCAAACTAGTTAGTCTCCTTGGGCCTGATGGTGTTCTGTCCTATGCATTCCAACTTCATTAATAGGTTCCTCCGATTACTATCAGAATATGACTGGACCTTTTCTGCTTTGGTTGTCGACATAAACGAAGATTTGAGCCCAAAAGACGAGAAAGAGATAAGCGTAAGTTCTGTATTGAGTGAATTATTATTGAATAGTATACAATAATTTTGGTTCATTCTTACTTAATTTGTGATCTTATTTTTCACTGGATTtccattatcatttttttcagAATAACTttatgttgactagaaaaggTTAcgaagaaaacaaacaaaatgtaaGTGCAGCAATGTTCCTGGCTACAGCTTATGACAAGGCATCTGATGCTTGGACCAGATTCTCTCCAAACGTATCGGTTGGTAGTTCCTTTAAATTCAACTTGGTTGCCTAACTGTTTAAAAGCTGAAGCATCCTCTCATATGTTTGTGCTTGCTAATTTATGGCATCGGTAGGTAGTTCCTTTTAATTCAATTTGCTTGTGCTTATTTGACAATATTGTTATCTTTCCAATGGATATTCCTTTTCCATTAAAACATTTCTTGTGAGTTGTATTGTGAGAGTATCTTGGTAGCTTTCCTGCAAATATTGACTTAGCCAAGAGGAAATTCTTTGGTATCATCTAGAATTTGCTCAGTGGAGACACTCTCAACATCTATTTGCCTTTTTCCAGTTCTTGTTTTTATATGTGCAAATATTGTTAGATTTAGTATGGATAGTGTCCTATTCTTTATTGACACATGGTAACTGTTTTACTCAAAAGGAACTTAAAAGGTTGGTGGCTTATGCTAGAAGCAGTGCAAACTTGTTGAACAAACTCGTCTTGCAGGACCAGATTGATTCCTATAAATGGGAGGTGAGTCTGAAACATTTGTCAGGTTTTAGAGGGTtatggttttttaattttttgatttctATGTACATGAGTTGTTAcagcatcattttttttttcttgcagtGCCTTCTCCGAACTCCTTTGAACAACTATGATGCTGTCATTCTTCTCCACAGGGACAAATTACCATACCCCCAACGTCTTCTCTTTCCTTCTGAACTAAACCAAGGTAAACTTCTGCAGCCTTTTTCACTAGCATTGCTAAACTTTTTAGTAAATTAAGTTCCATAACATGCACATCCTGGGCAGGGAAGCATGTGGCTCGGGGGAATGCTAGCAAGGTTTTTCAACCCTTCATGTCGCCTGGAGACTTCAAGGGTAGCTTAGAGGAACTGAAAAATAAGCTATTGGTGAACTTTGATCCACTGAGGTTCTTTGTTGGAGATTTAGAGGCAAGcatttttactggtttggtgTTAATCTTGAAATCATTGCTCTCCTTATTATTTacattacattttcttttgacACATGCAGAAAGAGTTTTCCAACATGTTCAAGGTGTGGTATGATTCTCTGGGAGGAGATGCTATTGGCATAACGTGGGACAGATTTTCTTCCAAGGTATAGTTCAATATCTTTCCTAAGTTCTGATGAGAAACTTGATGAGATGCAATGTGTGTAGTGTACTGATCTTATTAACTTGAATCTTCTGCTctgaatttatatattattctaGAAACGGGGTCGAGAGGAAGGAGAAGATCCAGTTGATGTATTAAAATCCGTTGGTCAATTTGGTAAAGGATTTGTGAGGAGTGTTTATTCCCTGAAGTCTCCAAGGCTTATGAATTAACTATGTACTCAATGAGTAATGGTAAAGAAATCACAAAAAGGTTGttgtaagttttttattattatttatttttaatgtataaatatatatttatttatagttgAATAGTATTCCCCATTTTCTAATTGACAAAATAGTTTTGAGGAGCATTGTGttgtgatttttgtttcttgtttctaGTTTTTGGTTGGTTAG from Castanea sativa cultivar Marrone di Chiusa Pesio chromosome 11, ASM4071231v1 harbors:
- the LOC142614405 gene encoding uncharacterized protein LOC142614405, translated to MESDSMDLKVRELLKEVTLDYSPTLSKHVNDTVSAIKVAIDKIPDDLKVTADEAPGFVRDIGADKVEFKFKKPTSIEIGGSYAIQCIVKPDINVDLFIRLPKECFHEKDYLNYRYHAKRCLYLSIIKKYLKFSSVKVEWSTLQNEARKPVLLVYPATELVGLPGFFVRIIPTTNSLFTIKKLNLKRSNIRALTHGGIPQATPKYNSSILEDMFLEDTSELIKKTFLGWKELGEASILLKVWARQRSSIYVHDCLNGFLISVILSYLASQNKIANSMRTMQIFRVTLNFIATAKIWNNGLYFRREGQKGIPQEERVSYKEAFPIVICDPSAPFNMSFRISRIGFVQLQDEAALTLKCIEKCRDGGFEEIFMTKVDFAAKYDYCIRLDLKGKSEVHASGFCLDDECWRLYEQKVHSLLNQGLNNRAKLIRVTWRNTLSDCSIENGFSILDREPLLVGVSVSSMENAFRVADIGPNAENKEEALKFRKFWGEKAELRRFKDGTIAESTVWESEHWNRHLVLKRIAEYVLLRHLSLSKENIVHIVDQLDFSLLHGVRDPISFSGSLLEALEVLSKHLRLIQDIPLKVSSVQPLDPAFRFTSVFPPEPHPLAIVKGDVPRLQKLMPSCIQPLEVMIQLEGSGNWPMDDIAIEKTKTAFLLKIGESLQNSCGMTCTATEDDVDVFMSGYVFRLKIWHERGLSLLKREDGSDQFKWVSSIDKELFVRSQHSSMINGLQGRYPLYGPVVRIAKRWVASHLFSSCLVEEAVELLVAHLFLQPLPFNAPCSRITGFLRFLRLLSEYDWTFSALVVDINEDLSPKDEKEISNNFMLTRKGYEENKQNVSAAMFLATAYDKASDAWTRFSPNVSELKRLVAYARSSANLLNKLVLQDQIDSYKWECLLRTPLNNYDAVILLHRDKLPYPQRLLFPSELNQGKHVARGNASKVFQPFMSPGDFKGSLEELKNKLLVNFDPLRFFVGDLEKEFSNMFKVWYDSLGGDAIGITWDRFSSKKRGREEGEDPVDVLKSVGQFGKGFVRSVYSLKSPRLMN